CCTCTACGCCTTCGGTATCGCAGGCATGGTCCTGCGCACGGATCTCACGGTGTGGGCCGCCGCCGCGGCCAACGTCACCTTCCTGCCGGGCGATCTGGCCAAGGCGGTCGTCGCCGCAGCGGTCGCCGCCCAAGTGCATCGCGCCTATCCCGCACTGGCGGCACCGCGCATCGCGCACCGCCCCGCTGCGGATCCCGCGCACTGACGCCGTCCGACCGTCGATGAGCGAGATCCGATTCCGGGAGGTGCGGCACGCCTACGGCGACCGCACCGTCCTCGACGGGGTCGACGTGGTCCTCACCGAACGACGCGTCGGCATCGTCGGAGCGAACGGCAGCGGCAAGTCGACGATGGCGCGCATGATCAACGGCCTGCTCGTCCCGTCGTCCGGCTCGGTGACCGTCGACGGCCTCGACACGGCGCGCAAGGGCCGGGAGGTCCGCAAGAAGGTCGGATTCGTCTTCACCGACCCGGACCATCAGATCGTCATGCCGACGGTCGCCGAGGACGTCGCCTTCTCGCTGCGACGCAGCGGACTCGGCAAAGAGGAACGCGAAGCCCGGGTAGGGCAGGTCCTCGCCGACTTCGGGCTCGCGGGGCATCACGACCACCCCAGCCACCTGCTGTCGGGCGGCCAGAAGCAGTTGCTCGCGCTCGCCGCGATCATGGTGACCGACCCGGCGGTGCTCGTCGCGGACGAACCGACGACCCTGCTCGACCTGCGCAATACGAAGCTCATCGCGCGCACCTTCGCGAGCCTTCCGCAGCAGGTGATCGCGGTGACCCACAATCTCGAACTCCTCGTGGACTTCGATCGTGTGCTGGTGGTCGACTCGGGGCGGGTCGTCGCCGACGACGAACCGGCGTCCGCGCTCGCGTTCTACCGGAATATGATCGGGTGAACACGTTCGGCCTCTACCATCCCGGACGCTCCGTCCTGCACCGGCTTCCGGCGGGAGCGAAGCTGCTCGCGGTCGCAGCACTGATCCTTGCGCTGACCCTGTGGATCCGGCAACCCTGGCAGGTGCTTCCCGCCCTGGCCTTGGCCGTGCTCGCGTATGCGGCCGCGCGCATACCTCCGCGTCTGGCGGTTGTGCAGCTGCGGCCGCTGGTGTGGATGCTGGCGATCATTGCAGCGTTCCAGGTGCTCGTGGCGGGGTGGGAACGGGCGGTGGTGATCTGCGGGTCGCTGCTCGTGGCGGTCGCCCTGGCCGCCCTGGTGACCCTCACGACGCGGACCACCGACATGCTCGACGCGATCGTGCGGGCGGCCCGTCCCCTCGCGCGCGTCGGGGTCGATCCCGACCGGGTGGGACTCGTGCTGGTGATGACCGTCCGCGCGATCCCGCTGATCGGCACCGTGGTCACCCGCGTGACCGAGGCACGCAAGGCGCGCGGTCTCGGATTCTCGTTGCGGGCGCTGGTGGTTCCGGTGGTGGTGGGAGCCCTCCGCACCGCGGAGGCGATGGGCGAGGCCCTCGCCGCTCGCGGTGTCGACGACTGAGAGGTGTCGACGACCGACGTGTTCGGCTCGCGGTATCGATGATGGGGGTGTTCCACCCCTCAGGGGTGGTAACGCTGCTCGATCTGCCCCAACTCGCGCCAGGACTGCGCCCAGCTCTCGAGTTTGTCGGACGTGGCGATCAGTTCGGCGCGTCGCTGGTCGAGCATCGCCAGCGACCGGTTACCCTCGGCGGTCGCGGCGAGGCGTGCTGCGGCGGCGACGAGTTCCTCGAACTGGTCGACACCCGTCCCGAGACGCTCGCCCGCGTCGACGATGGCCGCGGACAGGTGGGTCTTGGCGGCCGCACTGCCCTGCGCGGCGGATTCGAGGGCAACGACGTCCTCGACGACGGCATCGAGTGCGGATGCGGCTGCGCGGGCCGCGTCGTCGATCTCGGTGAGGTCGTCGGGGGCCACGGAGTTCGACCGCACGAGCACACCGAGCAGGCGCCGCAGGCTCTCCTCGTTCGCCGCGAGGCGTTCCATCGGGGCGCGGGCGACCGAACCGGCCGGTGGCAGCGACCGGCGGCGCGGCGGCGGTGGGGGCAGCGGCACCGCATCGAGGCGACGGAAGGTACGGACGGCGAGGACGGCAGGCACTGCGAGAGCCGCCGTCGCTCCCCCGGCCGCGACGAGCGTCCATTCGGGAGCCGACGCGACGGCCAGGGTCGCGGTGCCGATCGCCGTGGTGCCCGAGCCGGCACCGAAGAAACTGGCACGCCGACGCGCGCGACGCTTCTTACGCCGCAAGCGGGCGGCGGGATCGCGCCAGCGGCGCGCGGCCTCCATCGCGTTGCCGGTGGCATCACGGAACGCAGAGACGACCGAACCGGGGATGTTCCCGGTCCGGTCGTCTCCGGAGACGTTCACGGCGGATCAGTTCCGAGGCGTGCGGATCAGCGGCCGGTGGTACCGGCAGCGTTGGGGGGCTCTTTGCGCGTGTCGACGGCAGGGTTGGCGGGGGTGCCCGGAAGCGCCTCGCCCTTCATCGACGCCCGGATCTGCTCGAGTCGGCTGTGACCGGCCATCTGGACGGTGGCCTGCTGAACCTCGAGCATGCGGCCCTGCACCGAGTTCTGGGCGAGCTCGGCCGAACCGAGAGCGTTGGCGTAGCGACGCTCGATCTTCTCGCGGACGGCATCGAGGCTCGGAGTGGTGCCCGGAGCTGCGAGGGTCGAATCCATCGAACGCAGCGACTCGCTCACGCGCTCCTGCATCTTGGCCTGCTCGAGCTGGCTGAGCAGCTTCGTGCGCTCTGCGACCTTCTGCTGCAGCGCCATGGCGTTCTGCTCGACGGCCTTCTTGGCCTGCGCGGCGGCCTGGAGCGACTGGTCGTGCAGCACCTTGAGGTCCTCGACGGACTGCTCGGCGGTGACGAGCTGTGCCGCGAAGGCCTCGGCCGCGTTCGTGTACTGGATCGCCTTCTCGGTGTCGCCCGCCGCCGTGGCCTCGTCGGCCATCATGACGGCCTGGCGGGCACTCGCGTTGAGCTTCTCCACCTCGTCCAGCTGACGGTTGAGCTTCATCTCGAGCTGACGCTGGTTACCGATAACGGAGGCCGCCTGCTGCGAGAGTGCCTGATGCTGACGCTGCGCGTCCTCGATCGCCTGCTGAATCTGGACCTTCGGATCGGCCTTCTCATCGATCTTCGAGTTGAAAAGCGCCATCAGGTACTTCCAGCCCTTGACGAAAGGATTAGCCATGGGTGTGATCCTGCCTCCATCTGGTACGCCGCGCCGAACGCGACCCGGTACGCGGCCCTCGCGCCCCGGTTCGAAGATCGCCGGTCCGCTGCTACCCCCGACGACCCACCTGCCCCGGCCGGGTCCGTGCACGCACCACGCCCCGGCTCGATGTCGCTTACGACCGTATCCGGCGAGACCGGCACGGTTCGTGATCCATGTTAGGCGGCTGCCAGCGCCTGTGCGGCGGGTGCAGGGATCACCATGCGCGGCTCCTGCGCGAGCAACCCGGGCTCGGCGGTGGCGCCGTCGTCGGACCGCTCGGCCGGTGCCGTGTCGGCTGCGGTGGTCTCCATGTCCGTGCGACGGTCGAGGCCGTCCGCCAGCAGACCGCTCACATCGAACAGCACGTCGGACAGCGGGACCTCCAGTGCATCGCAGATGGCCGCGAGCAGTTCGCTCGAGGCCTCCTTCCTGCCGCGCTCGATCTCCGAGAGATAGCCGAGGCTGACCCGGGCGCTGCTGGAGACTTCGCGCAGGGTGCGGCTCTGCGAAACACGGGTGCGCCGAAGGCTGTCACCGAGTGCCTCACGCAACAACAGCGCCATCCCATCCTCCTTCGTCCGTCGTGCCGACACCTCGTCAACGCACGACGACGCTGCGAGGTTCCCGCAGATCGATCGGACCTCGATACCGCGGTGTCCAGACATTACAACGCCGACGGCGGTTGCAGACGCCCGAGTAGTCCCGACACCGCGTAGTCCCGACACAGCGTAGTCCCGACACAGCGGTGTCGACCGCACCGAGCCGGATCCCGCACGTCCCGCCCCGTGGTTACCGGGCGTCCTCACCCACCGTGCGGCCGTCGCCCGGCATGTCCTGGGCAGCGGCGCCCTCCCCCGCGGCGCCCTCCCCCGCGACGTCCACCCTCGGGACGTCCTCCGCACGGGCGGTCTCGCTCTCGCTCCGGCGCACCCCGGTACGCAGCCGGATCGCCTGGACCACGTAGTCGAGTCCCGTCACCACCGTCAGGGCGACCGCCAGGATCATCAGGCCGATCGCCACCGGCGCCACCGATTCGGGCAGCGGCAGCAGGTAGACACCGATGGCGAGCGTCTGCACCAGCGTCTTGAGCTTGCCACCGCGACTCGCCGGGATCACGGCGTGCCGGAGCACGGCGAACCGCAGGGCGGTGATCCCCAGCTCCCGAGCAGCGATGATCCCGGTGACCCACCACGACAGGTCACCGAGCATCGACAGCCCGACCAGCGCGGCACCGATGAGGGCCTTGTCGGCGATAGGATCGGCGAGTTTGCCGAAATCGGTGACGAGACCGTGCTTTCGCGCGAGTTGACCGTCGATCCGGTCGGTGATGGCGGCGATCGCGAAGACTCCGGTCGCCGCGAGCCTCCACCCGATGTCGTGCCCGTCGCCGACGAAGAGCAGCACCAGGAAGACCGGTACCAACGCGATCCGACCCACCGTCAAGATGTTGGCGATGTTCCACAACGGCACCGGATCGTGCGGGCTCCCGGCGTGCGGTCCCGGTGCGGCGCCGCTCCCGCCCGACGCGGTGACATGCTGGCGGGGCGTGCTCATGTGCCCCACAATATCGGTAGCCGCACGCGCTACTGTTCACCGCATGACGACACCGCCGACGAACCACGACTCGAACGATCGAATGGTCGTACGGCGCGCCCGAACCTCCGACGTGCCCGAGATCAAGCGGCTCATCGACATCTATGCGGGCAGGATTTTGCTCGAGAAGAATCTGGTGACCCTGTACGAGGCCGTCCAGGAGTTCTGGGTGGCCGAACTCGGGGGTCGGGTCGTCGGGTGCGGGGCCCTGCACGTGCTGTGGTCGGATCTCGGCGAGGTGCGCACCGTGGCCGTCGACCCGTCCGTCAAGGGCCACGGCGCAGGTCACCTGATCGTCGAGCGCCTCATCGAGGTCGCCCGCGAGCTCGAGCTGGAACGACTGTTCGTGCTCACCTTCGAGGTGGAGTTCTTTGCGCGGCACGGTTTCACGGAGATCCAGGGGACTCCGGTGACGGCCGAGGTCTATGCGGAGATGTGCCGGTCGTACGATACGGGCGTCGCGGAGTTCCTGGACCTGAGCTACGTGAAACCGAACACGCTCGGGAACACCCGGATGCTCCTCACCCTCTGATCGAGACCCACGAAAGCGAGGCCCGCATGGCCCTGTTCGCCGTCGAGTACACCTATTCGGATGCGACCGCCTCGGCGCGCGACGAGCACCGCCCGAAGCACCGAGCATGGCTCGGCGATCTCGTCGAACAGGGCATCGTGCGGGCGACCGGCCCGTGGACCGACGGTTCGGGTGCGCTCATCCTCGTCGACGTGGCCGACGAGGCCGCGGCGCGCGAACTGATGGCCCAGGACCCGTTCGCGCAGCGCGACCTCGTCGATGCCGTGCGCATCACCGGGTGGAACCCGGTGATGGGCGTGTTCAACTCCTGACGGATTCCTTCTCACCGCGCGTCTTGAGCAGGCTGGCCACCGTCGTCACGGCCAGCACTCCGACGATCACGATCAGGGACACGCCGGTGGAGATCTCCGGGACGGCGACGTGCTCGCCGCCGTTGATCCAGCCGAGCGTGTTCTCATGCAGGGCGTGGAGCACCAGCTTCACGCCGATGAACGCGAGGATGATCGACAGTCCGTAGGACAGGTAGACCAACCGCTCGAGCAGACCGCCGATGAGGAAGAACAGCTGGCGCAGGCCCATCAGCGCGAAGGCGTTCGCAGTGAACACCAGGTACGGCTCGTTGGTCAGACCGTAGATCGCGGGGATCGAGTCGAGCGCGAAGAGGATGTCGGTGAAGCCGATCGCGACGAGCGCGAGCAGCATCGGCGTGACGAACTTCTTGCCGTCGATGCGGGTGACGAGGCGGTCGCCGTCGTACTCGTCGTGCACCGGCAGGAACTTCCGGGCCAGCTTGACCATCCGGTTCTCCGAGATGGCCTGCGGGTCCTCACCGTGGTCGCGGATGAGCTTGACCGCCGTGTAGATGAGGAAGAAGCCGAACAGGTAGAACACCCAACTGTAGGCGTTGATCGCCGCGGCACCGACCGCGATGAAGGCTCCGCGCATGACCAGCGCCAGCACGATGCCGATGGTGAGGACCTTCTGCTGGTACTCACGGGGCACCGCGAAGGTGGCCATGATGATGACGAACACGAAGAGGTTGTCGACCGACAGCGCCTTCTCGGTGATGTAGCCGGCGAAGTACTCACCGCCGTAGGTCGGTCCCCAGACCGCGAAGACGATCACGCCGAAGAGGATCGCGATGGCGACGAAGACGGCCGACCAGAAACCGGATTCGCGCAGTGTGGGCGCGTGCGGCTTGCGGACGTGGGCGAAGAAGTCGAAGATGAACAACCCGATGATGACGGCGATCGTGATCAACCAGGTAGTCAGGTTTACGTGCATGGGCACATAGGCCTTCCGGTAGGTATGTGTACCTGCCGGAGGTCTCTCCCGCCCGGACTATCGCCGGACCGACGGCCCCGGGACGGCATCGGTGCCGAACGTGTTGACGAGACCGCCGCGGATCTGGGGATACTCCCCTCCACAGCTCCCACGATTGTGCCACACATCGTCACTTCCCGCCGGAAGGCAACAGGGACGGCCGGTCGAACGGGCATGTCTCACTGCTCTGCGGCAGGCACTTCCACCGGATCCCCGCCGCCACGGATCGAGTACAGCAGGCCGTCGAGTTCCTCGGGTTTGACCAGCACCTCGCGGGCCTTGCTGCCCTCGCTCGGCCCGACCACGCCTCGGGTCTCCATCAGGTCCATCAGGCGACCGGCCTTGGCGAAGCCGACGCGGAGCTTGCGCTGCAGCATCGACGTCGAACCGAACTGGCTCGTGACGACGAGTTCGACGGCCTGCAGGAAGACGTCGAGGTCGTCGCCGATGTCGGGGTCGACGTCCTTCTTGTCGCCGGCCTTCGGGGCGGTGACGCCCTCGTTGTACTCGGGTTCGGCCTGGTTCTTGGCGAAGTCGACGACCCCTGCAATCTCCTCGTCGGTGATGAACGCACCCTGCAGGCGGATCGGCTTGCCCGCACCCA
This window of the Rhodococcus pyridinivorans genome carries:
- a CDS encoding YciI family protein, translated to MALFAVEYTYSDATASARDEHRPKHRAWLGDLVEQGIVRATGPWTDGSGALILVDVADEAAARELMAQDPFAQRDLVDAVRITGWNPVMGVFNS
- the pspA gene encoding phage shock protein PspA; this translates as MANPFVKGWKYLMALFNSKIDEKADPKVQIQQAIEDAQRQHQALSQQAASVIGNQRQLEMKLNRQLDEVEKLNASARQAVMMADEATAAGDTEKAIQYTNAAEAFAAQLVTAEQSVEDLKVLHDQSLQAAAQAKKAVEQNAMALQQKVAERTKLLSQLEQAKMQERVSESLRSMDSTLAAPGTTPSLDAVREKIERRYANALGSAELAQNSVQGRMLEVQQATVQMAGHSRLEQIRASMKGEALPGTPANPAVDTRKEPPNAAGTTGR
- a CDS encoding helix-turn-helix domain-containing protein encodes the protein MALLLREALGDSLRRTRVSQSRTLREVSSSARVSLGYLSEIERGRKEASSELLAAICDALEVPLSDVLFDVSGLLADGLDRRTDMETTAADTAPAERSDDGATAEPGLLAQEPRMVIPAPAAQALAAA
- a CDS encoding amino-acid N-acetyltransferase; translation: MTTPPTNHDSNDRMVVRRARTSDVPEIKRLIDIYAGRILLEKNLVTLYEAVQEFWVAELGGRVVGCGALHVLWSDLGEVRTVAVDPSVKGHGAGHLIVERLIEVARELELERLFVLTFEVEFFARHGFTEIQGTPVTAEVYAEMCRSYDTGVAEFLDLSYVKPNTLGNTRMLLTL
- a CDS encoding CbiQ family ECF transporter T component, translated to MNTFGLYHPGRSVLHRLPAGAKLLAVAALILALTLWIRQPWQVLPALALAVLAYAAARIPPRLAVVQLRPLVWMLAIIAAFQVLVAGWERAVVICGSLLVAVALAALVTLTTRTTDMLDAIVRAARPLARVGVDPDRVGLVLVMTVRAIPLIGTVVTRVTEARKARGLGFSLRALVVPVVVGALRTAEAMGEALAARGVDD
- the pgsA gene encoding CDP-diacylglycerol--glycerol-3-phosphate 3-phosphatidyltransferase — translated: MSTPRQHVTASGGSGAAPGPHAGSPHDPVPLWNIANILTVGRIALVPVFLVLLFVGDGHDIGWRLAATGVFAIAAITDRIDGQLARKHGLVTDFGKLADPIADKALIGAALVGLSMLGDLSWWVTGIIAARELGITALRFAVLRHAVIPASRGGKLKTLVQTLAIGVYLLPLPESVAPVAIGLMILAVALTVVTGLDYVVQAIRLRTGVRRSESETARAEDVPRVDVAGEGAAGEGAAAQDMPGDGRTVGEDAR
- a CDS encoding TerC family protein, whose product is MHVNLTTWLITIAVIIGLFIFDFFAHVRKPHAPTLRESGFWSAVFVAIAILFGVIVFAVWGPTYGGEYFAGYITEKALSVDNLFVFVIIMATFAVPREYQQKVLTIGIVLALVMRGAFIAVGAAAINAYSWVFYLFGFFLIYTAVKLIRDHGEDPQAISENRMVKLARKFLPVHDEYDGDRLVTRIDGKKFVTPMLLALVAIGFTDILFALDSIPAIYGLTNEPYLVFTANAFALMGLRQLFFLIGGLLERLVYLSYGLSIILAFIGVKLVLHALHENTLGWINGGEHVAVPEISTGVSLIVIVGVLAVTTVASLLKTRGEKESVRS
- the pspM gene encoding phage shock envelope stress response protein PspM; translated protein: MNVSGDDRTGNIPGSVVSAFRDATGNAMEAARRWRDPAARLRRKKRRARRRASFFGAGSGTTAIGTATLAVASAPEWTLVAAGGATAALAVPAVLAVRTFRRLDAVPLPPPPPRRRSLPPAGSVARAPMERLAANEESLRRLLGVLVRSNSVAPDDLTEIDDAARAAASALDAVVEDVVALESAAQGSAAAKTHLSAAIVDAGERLGTGVDQFEELVAAAARLAATAEGNRSLAMLDQRRAELIATSDKLESWAQSWRELGQIEQRYHP
- a CDS encoding energy-coupling factor ABC transporter ATP-binding protein gives rise to the protein MSEIRFREVRHAYGDRTVLDGVDVVLTERRVGIVGANGSGKSTMARMINGLLVPSSGSVTVDGLDTARKGREVRKKVGFVFTDPDHQIVMPTVAEDVAFSLRRSGLGKEEREARVGQVLADFGLAGHHDHPSHLLSGGQKQLLALAAIMVTDPAVLVADEPTTLLDLRNTKLIARTFASLPQQVIAVTHNLELLVDFDRVLVVDSGRVVADDEPASALAFYRNMIG